A window of the Virgibacillus pantothenticus genome harbors these coding sequences:
- a CDS encoding PRD domain-containing protein: MRITKILNNNAVIVSDGKQEKIAIGAGVAFNKKKKDIVNPTKIEKLFVVKENEKLQELIMRIPEEHLLTSEEIIAYAEQQLGTKLNEHILLALTDHLSFAIERTKEGIHLQNKLLQEIKIMYREEFNIGLWAINHVKDKLHIELPIDEAAFIALHVHTMKIKGGDLHETVRQTAIVKDMIEAIQHDLDITFDENTLAFERLMTHLRFALNRVNHCETHSLDQEMLAMIKKKFKRSYRCSVNVAKKIAANHGIELPPEELGYITLHIERLKKYQ, from the coding sequence CCGTGATTGTATCAGACGGAAAGCAAGAAAAAATAGCAATCGGCGCTGGTGTTGCATTTAACAAGAAGAAAAAGGACATTGTTAATCCAACAAAGATTGAAAAGCTGTTTGTTGTAAAAGAAAATGAGAAATTACAAGAACTAATCATGCGTATACCGGAAGAACATCTGCTTACCTCCGAAGAAATTATTGCTTATGCCGAACAACAGCTTGGAACAAAGTTAAATGAACATATTCTGTTAGCTCTGACCGATCATCTTTCCTTTGCCATTGAACGTACAAAGGAAGGAATTCATTTACAAAATAAATTGTTACAAGAAATAAAAATCATGTACCGTGAAGAGTTCAATATCGGGCTGTGGGCGATTAACCATGTAAAAGATAAACTACATATTGAACTACCTATTGATGAAGCAGCATTTATTGCACTACATGTCCATACAATGAAAATTAAAGGAGGTGATTTGCATGAAACGGTAAGACAAACAGCGATCGTCAAAGATATGATTGAAGCAATTCAGCATGATTTGGACATCACCTTTGATGAAAACACGCTCGCTTTTGAACGTTTAATGACACATTTAAGGTTTGCCTTAAATCGCGTGAATCATTGTGAAACGCATTCGTTAGATCAAGAAATGCTTGCTATGATTAAAAAGAAATTTAAACGTTCTTACCGTTGTTCTGTTAACGTTGCAAAAAAAATTGCTGCAAACCATGGGATTGAGCTACCTCCAGAAGAATTAGGCTATATTACATTACACATCGAACGTCTTAAAAAATACCAATAA